One window from the genome of Paraclostridium sordellii encodes:
- a CDS encoding cation-translocating P-type ATPase — MFYKKSIDETLNHLNTSLDGLTSDQAKDLLEKHGYNELKEKAKTPTWKLFLETFKDPLVIILLIAALVQVFLGEGTESLIIFAVIALNSVLSVVQTKKAEGSLASLKKLSVPNAKVIRDGIKITLPSRDIVPGDIVILEAGDYVPADGRVIESQNLKVVEGMLTGEAEPVLKHEEIINEDVALGDQKNLVFSGSMVVYGRAVYVVTKTAMDSEMGKIADLLENAENKQTPLQVKLDEFSKKLGIWIVLLAALIFGIEVMRGGDLVNSFMFAIAIAVAAIPEALSSIVTIVLAVGTNSMAKKQAIIRKLPAVETLGSTSVICTDKTGTLTQNKMTVVDTYIYNPKKALVDNEYEEVAASEAVSLQESYLILGSSLCNDSDLTNEGVEIGDPTEVALMHYANKKGFDYKEIREINKRVSELPFDSDRKLMSTVNKIENEVVMFTKGAPDVIFSRCKYVLVGDEVVKATDEIINEYKKMNEEFSNKALRVLAFATKKVSDESFVPSIEDEDNLTLIGLTAMIDPPRDEVYEAVENARKSGIKTVMITGDHKTTAKAIAMDIGIFEEGDMALTGNELDALSEEELDKNLEHISVYARVSPENKIRIVKAWQNKGKVCAMTGDGVNDAPALKQADIGIGMGSGTEVAKDASDMVLVDDNFATIVKAVEVGRTVYTNIKKSIMYLFSGNLGGIIAILFAVFAGLPNPFTTIQLLFINLVTDSLPAIALGLEKPEKGVMKNPPRDKAESIFSKDAIRFVTIRGFIIGIVTIAAQLIGMKHSVELGVSMAFATLTLSRILQTFAARSNSETVFELGFKSNKYVLGAVVVCLGMFSLTLLPFMRDVFTMPSSFNFTNLAISLGLAITSTLLMEVSKVIKKK, encoded by the coding sequence ATGTTTTATAAAAAAAGTATCGATGAAACATTAAATCACTTAAACACCAGTTTAGATGGTTTAACATCAGATCAAGCAAAAGACTTACTAGAAAAACATGGATACAATGAATTAAAGGAAAAGGCTAAAACTCCAACTTGGAAATTATTCTTAGAGACTTTTAAAGACCCATTAGTAATCATCTTGTTAATAGCAGCCTTAGTTCAAGTATTTTTAGGAGAAGGAACAGAAAGTTTAATAATATTTGCAGTTATAGCACTAAACTCTGTATTATCAGTAGTTCAAACTAAAAAAGCAGAAGGTTCACTTGCAAGCCTTAAAAAGCTATCAGTACCAAATGCAAAAGTTATAAGAGATGGAATAAAGATTACACTTCCTTCAAGGGATATTGTGCCAGGGGATATAGTAATTTTAGAAGCTGGAGATTATGTACCAGCTGACGGTAGAGTTATAGAATCACAAAATCTTAAAGTAGTAGAAGGAATGCTTACAGGAGAAGCAGAACCTGTTTTAAAACATGAAGAAATAATAAATGAAGATGTAGCATTAGGAGATCAAAAGAACTTAGTATTTAGTGGATCTATGGTAGTTTATGGTAGAGCAGTATATGTAGTAACAAAGACTGCTATGGACAGCGAAATGGGTAAAATAGCAGATTTACTAGAAAATGCAGAAAATAAACAAACGCCACTTCAAGTTAAACTAGATGAATTTAGTAAAAAATTAGGTATATGGATAGTACTACTTGCAGCACTAATCTTTGGTATAGAGGTTATGAGAGGTGGAGACTTAGTAAATTCATTTATGTTTGCAATAGCAATAGCAGTTGCAGCTATACCAGAAGCACTATCTTCTATAGTTACAATAGTTTTAGCAGTTGGGACAAACTCTATGGCTAAAAAACAAGCTATAATAAGAAAATTACCAGCAGTTGAAACATTAGGTTCAACAAGTGTTATATGTACAGATAAAACTGGAACATTAACTCAAAACAAGATGACAGTTGTAGATACTTATATATATAATCCGAAAAAAGCTTTAGTAGATAATGAATATGAAGAAGTTGCAGCATCAGAAGCAGTATCTCTTCAAGAAAGTTATTTAATACTTGGGTCTTCACTTTGTAATGACTCAGATTTAACTAACGAAGGTGTAGAAATAGGAGATCCTACAGAAGTAGCACTTATGCATTATGCTAACAAAAAAGGATTTGATTACAAAGAAATAAGAGAAATAAATAAAAGAGTAAGCGAATTACCATTTGATAGTGACAGAAAGTTAATGTCAACTGTTAACAAAATAGAAAATGAAGTAGTAATGTTTACTAAAGGAGCACCAGATGTAATCTTTAGTAGATGTAAATATGTATTAGTTGGTGATGAAGTAGTTAAAGCAACTGATGAAATAATAAATGAATACAAAAAAATGAACGAAGAATTTTCAAACAAAGCTTTAAGAGTTTTGGCATTTGCAACTAAAAAAGTAAGTGATGAAAGTTTTGTACCTTCAATTGAAGATGAAGATAATTTAACATTAATAGGACTTACTGCAATGATAGACCCTCCAAGAGATGAGGTATATGAAGCAGTAGAAAATGCAAGAAAATCTGGTATAAAAACTGTTATGATAACAGGAGACCATAAAACAACAGCAAAAGCAATTGCAATGGATATAGGAATATTTGAAGAAGGTGATATGGCACTTACTGGTAATGAATTAGATGCTTTAAGTGAAGAAGAATTAGATAAAAACTTAGAACATATATCAGTATATGCAAGAGTTTCACCAGAAAATAAAATAAGAATAGTAAAAGCATGGCAAAATAAAGGTAAAGTTTGTGCAATGACAGGTGATGGAGTTAATGATGCACCAGCTCTAAAACAAGCAGATATTGGTATAGGTATGGGAAGTGGAACAGAAGTTGCAAAAGATGCATCAGATATGGTATTAGTAGATGATAACTTTGCAACAATAGTTAAAGCAGTAGAAGTAGGTAGAACAGTTTATACAAATATTAAAAAATCAATAATGTATTTATTCTCAGGAAACTTAGGCGGAATAATTGCTATACTATTTGCAGTATTTGCAGGACTTCCAAATCCATTTACAACAATACAATTATTATTTATAAACTTAGTAACAGATTCGCTACCAGCAATAGCACTTGGTCTTGAAAAACCAGAAAAAGGTGTTATGAAAAATCCTCCAAGAGACAAAGCTGAAAGTATATTCTCAAAAGATGCTATAAGATTTGTTACAATTAGAGGATTTATAATAGGTATAGTTACAATAGCTGCTCAACTTATCGGTATGAAACATTCAGTAGAACTTGGAGTTTCAATGGCATTTGCAACACTTACATTATCTAGAATACTTCAGACATTTGCAGCAAGATCAAATTCAGAAACAGTATTTGAATTAGGATTTAAGAGCAACAAATACGTATTAGGTGCAGTAGTAGTATGTTTAGGAATGTTCTCATTAACATTACTACCATTTATGAGAGATGTATTTACAATGCCAAGTAGCTTTAATTTTACAAACTTAGCTATATCATTAGGTCTAGCAATAACTTCTACTTTATTAATGGAAGTTAGCAAAGTTATAAAGAAAAAATAA